One part of the Solea solea chromosome 1, fSolSol10.1, whole genome shotgun sequence genome encodes these proteins:
- the rabggtb gene encoding geranylgeranyl transferase type-2 subunit beta: MGTQVKDVIIKPDAPSLLMLDKHADYIAAYGSKKDDYEYTLSEFLRMSGIYWGLTVMDLMDQLPRMNRDEIIDFIKACQHECGGMSASIGHDPHLLYTLSAVQILCLYDSVDAIDVDKVVEYVKGLQKEDGSFAGDKWGEIDTRFSFCAVATLSLLGKMDKMNVDKAVEFVLSCMNFDGGFGCRPGSESHAGQIYCCTGFLSLTGQLHQVNADLLGWWLCERQLSSGGLNGRPEKLPDVCYSWWVLASLKIIGRIDWIDKAKLRRFILACQDEETGGFADRPGDMVDPFHTLFGIAGLSLLGDEQIKPVNPVLCMPEDVLQRAGVQPDILS, encoded by the exons ATG GGAACCCAAGTGAAAGATGTCATCATCAAGCCTGACGCTCCCAGCTTACTGATGCTGGACAAACACGCAGACTACATCGCTGCCTACGGCTCCAAAAAAGATGACtac GAGTACACACTGTCTGAGTTCCTGAGGATGAGTGGTATCTACTGGGGACTGACGGTGATGGACCTGATGGACCAGCTGCCTCGCATGAACCGCGATGAGATCATCGACTTCATCAAAGCTTGTCAGCATGAATGCGGCGGCATGAGCGCCAGCATTGGACATGACCCCCACCTGCTCTACACACTCAGTGCTGTCCAG ATCTTGTGCTTATATGACAGTGTGGACGCAATAGATGTTGACAAAGTGGTGGAATATGTCAAAGGGCTGCAGAAGGAAGACGGCTCTTTTGCGGGAGACAAGTGgg GTGAAATAGACACAAGGTTTTCCTTCTGTGCTGTTGCTACACTCTCTTTACTg GGCAAGATGGACAAGATGAATGTTGACAAAGCTGTGGAGTTTGTATTATCCTGTATGAACTTTGATGGGGGTTTTGGTTGCAGGCCTGGTTCAGAGTCTCACGCTGGTCAG ATTTACTGCTGCACTGGCTTCCTGTCGCTCACTGGGCAGCTTCACCAGGTGAACGCGGACCTGCTGGGCTGGTGGCTCTGCGAGAGGCAACTGTCCTCTGGAGGCCTTAATGGACGACCGGAGAAG CTTCCAGATGTATGCTACTCATGGTGGGTGTTGGCATCACTAAAAATCATTGGCAGGATTGACTGGATCGACAAGGCCAAGCTGCGAAGGTTTATTCTGGCCTGCCAGGACGAGGAGACGGGAGGTTTTGCAGATAGACCAGGAGACATG GTGGATCCTTTCCACACTCTGTTTGGAATCGCGGGTCTCTCCCTCCTCGGAGATGAACAGATCAAGCCGGTGAACCCGGTGCTGTGCATGCCTGAGGACGTTCTGCAGAGGGCAGGAGTGCAGCCGGACATCCTGAGCTAA